tagggatttgttacagaagtggatgggtgagattctgtggcctgcattgtgcaggagttcagactagatgatcataatggtcccttctgaccttaaagtctatgagcacTGGCTGTGTATGTGGAACAGGGTGACCTGAGTTCTCTTCCTGTTTTCACACAGGTTTGGCCATTGaacgtgtgtgtttgtgtgtgagaaagagagtgGACGGCTGAGATGTGAGTCTGTACAATACTGGGTCACACATCAGGACATCCTGCAATGCATGTAGGCAAGCCATTTGTCTGGTTTTAAGCTGCAGAGTCGTCTTCTTGGTTTGTTCCCTGTCGGGGACTGAGACAAAACTAGAGGTGGTTTTGTCCAGTATTGGACAGGGGATGACATTTCGGAGAGTGCGTTGCTCCACCCCTCTTGCTGTGACCTCGCATGCCCAGTGCATGCAAGATCACGTGGCAAGGCTGGAACGgcatgctcttcaaaatggtgtcATCTGTGCAATGTGACCTCATGCACACCATGCGTTCAAGGTCCCCCAAGCAGGGGTGGAGCGGGGCACTCTTCAAAATGACATCTGCAGCGCGACTTCCTATGCCCCACATGCGCAAGGTTGCACTGGTGAGGTGAGCCCATGCCATTCCTGAACTAACGGCAAGCCAGATGTTGTGGGAATGCATGAGTGGCCACCCAAACTGCCCAGCAGTGACTAACCCTCATGCCATGGCCACTCAGGATTTCGTGGCAGCAGAGACACAGCCAAATTGTGACCGACGCTCGCTTTCGAGCCAGTTCGACACACTCCCCTAGCTAGACAAAGCCCAGCCACAAGTGTGTGAGACTCACAGAAGTTCCAGTCTCACTCTTGACCCTGGTGTGACAACTCCATAGCCAGTGTTGTCACTGTGCTGTACACCAGGGATCCTCAGAGCTCCGTGGCTACAGCAAGAGACTCCGAACTGCCATTTGCTATTGGAGCAGTTACAATTCCATCCAGGAGGAGGCAGTAGAGCACAGACACACTAACCAGTTCATTGTGCTATGTGCCCCtttcattagggtgaccagacagcaagtgtgaaaaatcagaacgggggcgggggtaataggtgcctatataagacaaagccccaaatatcgaaactgtccctataaaatcgggacatctggtcaccctacctttcaCATGGTTTATTGCTAACACCTGAAGATTTTGCTGTTTGCTCTGTTCTGAGTTCCTGCCCCGTAGCTTTTGTGTAGCTAAAAAGCCCTCGGTTATTAGCTACACAAATCTGTGAGGCAGGAACTCAGAACAGAGCAAACAGCAAAATCCTCAGTTTGCTGTTTGTTGTAGCTAATAACCGAggctttttcttttgtattcaaacaaggggaagtgtgtgtgtgtgtgggggggggggggggtcatcaaAAAAATGGTGCCCATGACCCGCCCTTTGAGGGAAAGACTGCAGGTCTCTTTAGCAGCTGGGGTGGAGCCTGctaggcagcagcagtgctaaCGTGGCGGTGCAGGTAGATGGGCGGCAGGTAACACTTGTATCACTTCCATGGTGACACTGCCTGTGGCCACAGCCTCATGTCTTGTTCCCCAAGTGGTCAGCAGAACAGCTTCCCTAAGCTGTATTCTAGTGGGCATTACGGTACAGAGTGGGAGaagggtgttttttgttgtttttttttggcagggtGGGGCGATGACTATATTTTAGGGCACTATTTACTCCAGTGATCTAAGATGCTGGGCCTCCGAGCTTGTATTAAGCAAGCACTGGCTCCTCTACTTAATCATAGTGTTTTCTGCTTGAGTTGGTTCTGCACATCTGGATTTTGCATCCTTCTTTGTTCAGGAGCAGAAAATCCTGCTGTCTATCTCCACCATGAGCATGTCTCTCAGGGACATGGTCAGAGGCCCCTGGAGGAATCCTGAAGTAGTGGCTGTGATGCAGGTGGTCAGCAACACAGAATCTGTGACCAAACAGAACTGCAAGAAAATCCACAAGGTCGGGGCTTGCTTTTCTCTTCTGCCACGCAGCTGGCATGGTGCAAAAAATAGCAACCATTTGTTAAGAAGTTTAAGTGTTGTAaccttgttggtcccaggatattagagagacaaggtgagtgaggtaatatcttttatgggaccaacttctggtggtgaaaaAGACGAGTttttgagctcttcttcaggcctgtgCAAGCTCGAAGgtgtgtctctttcaccaccagacgctggtccaatcaaagatattgcctcacccgccttgtctttGTTGAGCAGCACATGCAGGCCTGGGGCAAGATCCAGGGTCTCCCCAGAAATGATGCCTTTGAACTGTCACTGAGCTGTTCTGTGGTCTGAAATGAATTCCCTTAGCCTTCGCCTGTGGGAGAGCCCTGGGGAAACCCCAAGCTGATAGCCACCCTCTCCCTATCTGGCACTAGTGCTGAGTTCATTAATGGATACTCTTCACCTGGGAGAGTCGTGGGGGAAAGCCCAAGCTGAGGGAATCTATTCAGATGTTTGATGCCCTTGTGCAAGACTCTGCCGATGAACTCAGGTTACCTGGCACAGTCTCTGgaaatccctggctctgcccctcccccacccaatttGTCAGAGAAGCTATTTTATTTCATGTTGTCTCACTGGGGAATGTGGCTGACTGGTCTGAATAGCTGATCGGAATGCCTATGAATGGAGACTGATACCTGGGGGACGGAACCATTTCAAGTCATCTGGGGAACAGATCTTGTGTCTTCTCCACTTACCAAGTGACTTTCATCCATACTAGATGTGTGTGGTCTGCATTAATTAGCCAATATCTAATGCTGGGATTATTTATGAGGATTCTAGGCTGTtgttgaaatatatatatataatagacatagatatagatatataggaGAAACCCCTCCATGCCCTATCCCCCCCGTTGGAAGTTTTACTTGGAAAGTTTCACCAGGTTGGAATGCACCCACCCTCTCTGGAGGGTGATGCTTGATGGTACAACCTCACAGGTGGCTTCTCTCCTGTACTGCCAGATGTGCATGTGCCCATTGGGGTGAGTGTCCCGGTATCCAGCAGAGCGCACGCAACCCACTGGGaagtgtgtgttacaggtcccaCACCCTCGCCAGTGGGTTACACGCATGCTTGGGGACCCTCATTTTCCAGTGCTATCCCCCTCCCCGTTGCTTTTCCCCACATACTCCTGGGGTACGAACAGCCTGGAACTGGTCTCTGTCCTGTTCGGCATCTGTATCTAGGCCATAGTTTTCATTGCAgtgactgtttttctttctttgcatgcGAACAGAAGAGTCTGTCAACAGTTACAGAGAAACCGCAACACAGAAGCCAGGGCAACAGGAGAAAGCAGCTGAAGATGATAGCGCGAACAGTGGAAAACTTGGTCACCTGCTGGGAGAAGCTGTTCTCTCTCCACTCAAAGGACTGGGACACATAGGGTCAGTAGGAAGCAGTGCATGGTGCTCTCCCcatggatgctgagcacctgggATTGTACCACGACCTCCGTACTAGCCAGTAAGCAACACCGATTTCATGGAAACTCCTTCCTTCTGATTTCTTGGTTCTACTGTTGGGTGAAGCAGGCATTCCATTGCATCCCATTCTTCTCTGTGGGGATCGGAGAGGGACACATCTTCTGTTCATGGCCTGCTCTGCTACTGTTCCAGGTAGCAAATACTGAGGGTCAGATTCAGCCCTGAAATGAACTGAGTGGCATCAACAGAATTTGCTCCTTCATTCTGAATTAAAACTTTCTTGGACGTTTCCACAGTGGGGGCCTTGGCTCCAGCGAGTCTGTGTGTTAGGAATTTGGAAGGACAGGGCAGTAAGCAGGCAGTGAAAGAAGAGGGCAATAGAGTAAGAGGAGGCTCCCGAATTATGAAAATGCTTCTTGTCTGCTAGGAAACCTCTTGCACTGTGTAACACTGACAAACTTGTCGTCGGTGggggggattgaacctgggacttctggtgcttactgcatgagcctctaccgcatgagctaaaagccaattggctgttagctaaggcagtagagcagactcattttctctctctctttaagtggtctcagtgccactagatgggatagagcaccacacccaggagatgtgtgggttacaacTGCACCACTTGAGATGgtgtctgctgctttcctggggcTGTTCATTGACATGCAATATTGTCTTCATACCCCGGAAGTTACTGGGAGAAAGCCATCTAGCTCCCGAAGGGCCAGTGCTTCAGGAAAGGCTGGGCATGGTAGCCATAGTGGCAAGTAGTCTAGGCAATCTTAGATCCCCCTGACATTCCATGGTTTTGAACTAGCTCTGTCTCCTTGTTCTTCCAACCTGCACTCAACAGGCTGGTGCGGAGAATGAAATGGACTTTCTACAGCTGCTACCATCTCCTGGAAAAACCAGGATGAATAGACAATTGAGAATCACTTGTATCTCCTCCCGGGCTGGGTTTCTCTTCCCATCATTCTTTGTGATGGACACTGCAAGAGGACAAGGGAAAGCCAAAGTGCTTTAGGAGGTGGGGTTGATGATTCAGCAAGTGGTGCTCTTCCCTCTGGGTCTGAACTGATGTTGCCTCGTGGTGCTAAGGGGAAGGCTGTGCTGCCTAGATGTAAAACCAGCCTTCAGTTGCTCATCTTTTATGCTATTGTAACTACTGTCCTCTTCCTACCAGCAAAACAAATCCCCTGCTTCTAGAAGAGAGGCTTCTAGAAGAGAGGCCCTTTAATCAGTTATAGAAAACCAGTTGATACTGGtagggctccagccctggaggaaGAGCTGCTCCCATTAGCTTCACCAGAGGATACAACCTGCTGTGGATTCATGCTTAGCGGTGCATTAGGACATTCAGGAACACCCTAGCCAGTGGCTGCTGAGCAAAGTCTTGTATGTATGTGAGGTGGCACTGGGGCTTGGCTCCTGCTTGTGATGCTAGAGGGCAGCAGTTCAAATCACTCTGTGTCCATGGCCAGTGGAGTAAAAAGTGTTTGATCACAGTAGTTCATTCTTTTTGGCCTATGAATCTCCTCTCTGCTCTTCATGGGATAATGCCATTGCTGTACTCTTCATCCTACCTGGTGGCAACCAAGCCCTTACGTATACAGGAGGCTGTTGGTCAAGGTATCTACAGGTCAGAAACACAACACCACGGGCCAAATTCTCCCCTGGAATTAGGGACTGCCACTCCATTGCAGTCAGTAGGCCCTTTTACAGCAGTGGTGAGTATGAGTTCAGGAGGAGCTGGTCTGAGATtcactgagcacctgcagctcttcGAGCAGTGCCCAGCCAGCCTAGCGCAGACAAGTGAACGTCACAGGCGGTGAGCAGAGATCGGAAAGAAACGTCCTTTTACTTACTGGCTGCCTGACATTTAAACATGAGCCTCCCCGAAGGAGCAGCATCGGAAAGGAGCGTGTTTTCCACGCACCAGAACAAAACCTCGGCGAAAATCCTTCAAATCCATGAGCTTTGGAAACACATAAATCCCCCGTATAGCCAATGTTGAAATGCCATAATGGTGATAATTAAAAAAGCCCACATGGTTGGGGAGTGGATAGTTTTTTTCATGAATAACAAATTTTCTCTTACCAACACATTGTGCCTGCTTTCAGTTCTTGGGTGTAATGCCACATTGTTTGCAGCTTCTCAGAAGCTTGACAATAAAATTTCTTCTCGTACTGATTCTGGATTTTTTATCTAGAAAACACAAATTCCCCCCTCTCTTCTAGAGTTTGTGCGGCTGGAGTGGAAGTCCAGGCTTTGATGCCttggctgctatttttagctatgCCAGTTGAATTAAAGGTAGTGCAGGTCTGGCCTATctgagctgcaatcacatctTACTGCCATCTTTTCCCGTCCTTGCTGCAAAAATATCGTCAATGGCTCTTCAGTCTGGGGACCAGATTTTATCACTAAACTAGAATTCCCTCTGCTGGCTGCCGGAGGTGGAGCAGACTCCTCAGAGCATCCCGTTCAACTCCCAGTTGTTCTGTGGTGCTGCTTGCGGGCACGGTCCCTCTGCTGCAACAGCCACCCTTTGCAGCGACCTGTGTAGGTACAGCTATGGCTCTGCTTCACTGCAGTGTCTCACAGGCATAAAGGAGTTcaccctcacaacacccctgggagcAGAGAAGTACTGTTATCCCTGgagtacagatggggaactgaggcacagagaccagggtatgtttacactgcaaaaatcATCCAACCAAACCCTGCAGCGGTGGATCTCAGAGCCCGAGCCTACAGACGCAGGCCAACGCTAAGGCACTAACTGTAGCTGTGCAGgtgttcctgcttgggctggagctcgggGTCTGAAAGCCCCCCGCtccccaggtttcagagccccagtgggaacatctgcacagctatttttagcaccatagctcggagactcactgctgcagggtgTTTCTTG
The window above is part of the Chelonoidis abingdonii isolate Lonesome George chromosome 14, CheloAbing_2.0, whole genome shotgun sequence genome. Proteins encoded here:
- the C14H20orf204 gene encoding uncharacterized protein C20orf204 homolog; translated protein: MLHNLILPRTLLCAVLLLLLLVSVLSKGKAKCSIVEILRQYQAVIFDELQNLKNLTQSAETPRRERAGPACLSNKEQKILLSISTMSMSLRDMVRGPWRNPEVVAVMQVVSNTESVTKQNCKKIHKKSLSTVTEKPQHRSQGNRRKQLKMIARTVENLVTCWEKLFSLHSKDWDT